One window from the genome of Microcoleus sp. AS-A8 encodes:
- a CDS encoding Uma2 family endonuclease, whose amino-acid sequence MTVAETIQLNLPLNLTLSLSHDNFVELATANQDLRLERTATGELIVNPPTGWETGKRNAKITYQLVKWVEELGGGGIAFDSSTGFSLPNGSDRSPDASWVSQQRWDSLSDEQKQTFANVCPDLVIELRSSSDRLQSLQTKMQEYRDNGARLGWLIDIQNRTVEIYRQGRDVEVLDNPTRLSGEDVLPGFVLTLTGILS is encoded by the coding sequence ATGACAGTAGCCGAAACAATTCAGCTTAACCTCCCATTAAATCTGACGCTTTCCCTGAGTCATGATAATTTTGTCGAACTGGCAACGGCTAATCAAGACTTGAGATTAGAAAGAACAGCGACAGGAGAATTGATTGTGAATCCACCGACGGGATGGGAAACAGGGAAGCGTAATGCCAAGATTACCTATCAACTTGTCAAATGGGTTGAGGAACTGGGTGGGGGGGGTATTGCCTTTGATTCTTCTACTGGATTTAGTCTACCCAATGGAAGTGATCGCTCACCTGATGCATCCTGGGTTAGTCAGCAACGGTGGGATTCTCTGAGTGATGAGCAAAAGCAAACGTTTGCCAATGTTTGCCCAGACTTGGTGATAGAATTGCGCTCCAGTTCGGATCGACTCCAATCCCTGCAAACCAAAATGCAGGAATATAGGGATAACGGCGCTAGGTTGGGTTGGCTGATTGACATCCAAAACCGAACAGTTGAAATCTATCGTCAGGGGCGAGATGTGGAAGTGTTGGACAACCCCACCAGATTGTCAGGAGAAGATGTGTTGCCTGGGTTTGTTTTGACTCTAACCGGGATTTTAAGTTGA
- a CDS encoding caspase family protein, producing MYPISRRQFFQFAGSTLASLGLNQLNIQRQGNRYGKVLAQSTPRKLALLVGINQYSSSPLDGCLNDVELQRNLLIHRFGFNPKDIYTLIDEKATRSGILDAFEGHLIQQAKPGDVVVFHYSGHGSLVLDPDPIFVGSSRDKSGVNGTFVPIDSSLPDEYPAQGGTVQDIMGHTLFLLMSAVKSENFTAVLDSCYSGAATRKFKVRAREGGEKVQISREEKAYQDKWLSRLSLSREEYIRRYRAGVAKGVVLAATNPNQTAADARFNGFYAGAFTYKLTQYLWQQTGTPESAITYVVPKIPKDFDQTPRYEAKVGSGYEKQPMYFINTPNPAADTVVTEVKGNEAKLWFGGVELGAIAPGTVFNAITDKGKVTLRSREGLVGVATVEGAIQPGALLRKAD from the coding sequence ATGTACCCTATTTCTCGTCGTCAGTTTTTTCAATTTGCTGGGTCTACTCTGGCAAGCTTAGGATTAAATCAGCTTAACATTCAACGACAGGGCAATCGCTACGGAAAGGTTTTAGCACAAAGTACTCCTCGCAAACTGGCTTTACTCGTTGGCATCAATCAGTATTCATCTTCTCCCTTGGATGGATGTTTGAATGATGTAGAGTTGCAGCGCAATCTGCTGATTCACCGTTTTGGGTTTAATCCTAAAGATATTTATACTCTGATTGATGAAAAAGCTACTCGTTCTGGAATTTTAGACGCATTTGAAGGGCATTTAATTCAGCAAGCTAAGCCTGGGGATGTAGTCGTATTTCACTACTCTGGGCATGGTTCTCTCGTTCTCGATCCCGATCCTATCTTCGTGGGTTCGAGTCGGGATAAGAGTGGAGTCAATGGTACCTTTGTTCCGATTGATAGTTCCCTACCCGATGAATATCCTGCCCAAGGTGGTACTGTACAAGACATTATGGGACATACTTTATTCCTGTTGATGTCGGCTGTTAAGAGTGAGAATTTTACGGCTGTTCTGGATAGTTGCTATTCAGGTGCTGCTACTAGAAAATTTAAAGTCCGTGCGCGAGAAGGTGGGGAAAAGGTACAGATTTCTCGTGAAGAAAAAGCCTATCAAGACAAGTGGTTGTCACGTCTGAGTCTTTCTCGTGAAGAGTATATCAGGCGGTATCGAGCGGGAGTTGCGAAAGGCGTTGTCTTGGCAGCAACAAACCCCAATCAAACGGCAGCAGATGCACGTTTTAATGGTTTCTATGCAGGCGCTTTTACCTACAAATTGACGCAGTATCTTTGGCAGCAAACAGGTACACCAGAAAGTGCGATCACCTACGTGGTTCCTAAGATACCTAAAGACTTTGACCAAACTCCCCGTTATGAAGCGAAGGTGGGAAGTGGGTATGAAAAGCAACCCATGTATTTCATCAATACCCCCAATCCGGCAGCAGATACTGTGGTTACTGAGGTGAAGGGGAATGAAGCGAAGTTGTGGTTCGGTGGGGTAGAGTTGGGTGCGATCGCACCGGGTACAGTGTTTAATGCGATCACCGATAAGGGGAAGGTAACTTTGCGATCGCGTGAGGGTTTAGTGGGAGTAGCGACAGTGGAGGGTGCTATTCAACCAGGGGCATTGTTGCGGAAGGCAGATTAA